AAAATAACACGGGGAGAGAATGAATTCTCAATTCCATTCTCGCAGGCAAGGATCACCTTGACCGACACTCTCCTAGAAATTGAGTCAGCAGAAGAGGTTACTGCAGTTCCTCCTCATGAGTCTCCCGAGGCCCTTCTGGAAGATGAGGTCCCCgacttcatcaaggaagaagcaGATCCCGGTGAGACTCTCGACCTACCAATTATGGAACCACCACCTCGACCTCCGCTCGAGCTTAAACCTCTACCCCCAGGCCTACGATATGCTTTCCAACACAATGACAAAGAAGCCCCTGTCATAATCAGTGACAAGCTCTCTGAAGACGAGACTCAACGCCTTCTTACCGTGTTGGAAAAGCATCATTCTGTTCTTGGCTACTCGCTCCAGGACCTTAGGGGGATTAATCTCGCACTTTGCACCCATCATATTCCTATTGACCccgagagtactccctccaggtTGTGCCGAAGAAGGGAGGAATGACGATCGTTACAAATGCTCAAAATGAACTAATTCCGCATGGAGGATGTGCATCGATTACAGGAAACTTAACAAGGCTACAAAAAAGGATCATTTCCCGCTACCCTTCATTGATGAAATGTTGGAACGGCTGGCAAATCATTCCTTTTTATGTTTCCTTGATGGGTATTCCGGGTATCATCAAATTCCTATCCATCAGGAGGACTAGAGTAAGATTACGTTCACATGTCCGTATGGCACCTATGCATACTGTAGGATGTCCTTCGGACTGTGTAGTGCTCCTGCATCGTTCCAAAGGTGCATGATGTCTATTTTCTCGGACATGATCGAAGATATCATGGAAGTCTTCATGGATGACTTCTCAGTTTATGGAAAGACTTTCGGTCATTGTCTGCAGAATCTAGACAAAGTCTTACAACGATGCCAAGAAAAAGACCTGGTGCTTAATTGGGAAAAGTGTCATTTTATGGTCCATGAAGGAATAGTTCTTGGGCATCGAGTGTCCGAACGAGGAATCGAAGTTGATCGTGCTAAAATCGATGTTATAGATCAACTTCCTCCTCCTGTGAACATCAAAGGAATCCGCAGCTTCTTGGGTCATGCCGGCTTTTATAGAAGGTTCATTAAGGACTTCTCTACAATCGCCAGACCTCTGACCAATCTGCTAGCCAAGGATGCGCCCTTTGAGTTTGATGACGCGTGCCTAAAATCTTTTGAAATTCTCAAAAAGGCACTCGTCTCTGCTCTAATCATTCAACCTCCTGATTGGACTCTGCCCTTCGAGATCATGTGTGATGCAAGTGACTTCGCTGTTGGTGCGGTCTTCGGCCAAACCAAAGATAAAAAGCATCATGCAATCTGTTACGCTAGCAAAACTCTAACCGGAGCCCAGTTGAATAACGCAACTACTGAAAAAGAGCTGCTCGCGGTTGTTCTTGCTATCGATAAGTTTAGATCTTACTTAGTAGGAGCCAAGGTGATAATTTATACTCATCATACTGCTTTAAAATACCTGCTCACTAAGAAAGATGCTAAACCTCGTCTCTTAAGATGGATTTTGCTgctccaagaatttgacttagaaattaaagataaaaagggagtagaaaattcTATAGCAGATCATTTGTCCAGGCTGCAGATCACTAACATGTAGGAACAGCCGATCAATGATTTCTTAAGAGATGACATGCTGATGACGGTTAGCGACTCCAATCCATGGTATGCCAACATAGTGAACTACATAGTATCCAAGTACATACCACCAGGGGAAAATCAACGAAAACTAAAGTATGAAAGTCGCCGTGACATATGGGATGAGCCATACCTATATCGGGTCTGCTCCGATGGCCTGCTACGAAGATGTGTGCCAACTGAAGGACTCAAGATCATAGAACGATGCCATGCCTCACCCTATGGTGGCCATTACGGTGCATTCCGCACCCAGGCCAAGAtttggcaaagtggtttcttctGGCCAACAATGTACGAAGACTCAAGAGAATTCGTTAGAAGATGCACCAGCTGCCAGAGGCAAGGAGGAATCACTGCTCGCGATGCAATGCCCCTCACATACAATTTGCAAGTCGAGATATTCGATGTTTGGGGTATAGACTTCATGGGACCTTTCCCTAAGTCTCGCGGCTGTGAGTACATTCTGGTGGCAGTTGACTATGTCTCCAAGTGGGTTGAGGCTATGCCGTGCAGCGCCGCGGATGTGAGGCATGCCAAGAAGATGTTCACATAAATCATCTTCCCTAGATTTGGTACCCCCAGAATGGTCATAAGTGACGGAGGTTCTTATTTCATGACAAAACCTTCCGAGACCTCCTACGAGAAATGGGAGCCAAACACAATGTGGCCACTCCTTACCATCCACAGACCAGTGGACAAGCAGAAACatcaaacaaacaaatcaagaataTTCTGCAAAAGACGGTCAACAAAATGGGAACAGGATGGAAGGATAGATTACCGGACGCACTGTGGGCATACTGGACAGCATACAAGACACCCATTGGAATGTACCCATATCAGATAGTTTACGGGAAGCCATGTCGACTCCCTATAGAACTTGAGCACAGAGCATACTGGGCCATTAGGAATTGGAACATGGATTTTGAGGGAGCAGGAGAATGGAGAAAAATGCAGATCGCTGAACTTGAGGAATGGAGAGAAAAGGCTTACCACAACGCAAAGATATACAAAGAAAGGACGAAGCGCTGGCATGACAAAAGAATAAAGATCAAGAAATTCAAGCCAAGAGACAAAGTACTGATGTTCAAATCTAGGGTTAAGCTCTTCGGCCACGGAAAACTGCGcagcaaatgggaaggaccgttcgacGTCATCGACACCTCTTCGCACGGGGCAATCACACTCCACAATGAATCAGGAAACATATTTAAGGTAAACGGTCAACGCCTAAAGATTTTCCTTGAGCTAAATGAAACTTTAGATGAAGAAGTGGACGTTATTGAATTAATTGATTATGAACCATGATGATCTCATCCATTGCATGCTTAAAACCCTATATAGTTGTCATTTTTGTGCTTAGAATAAGTTTTAGTGGGACTAGGCAGAAAATTGGGGGCCTGCCGGACTcactagggttcggccgaacctcatGGTTCGGCCCCGGATTTGAATGGTAGTCTCCCCCGCTCGTCCTGAGTCTGTTTAGATGCGAGTTCAGAGGTAGATCAGTCGTACTAGCACCAGAGCCcctgttcttcctcctctctctcacattTTTGCAACCTTTCTCTCCATCTCAACCCAATTCCCTTGCTCCATCATCTCCAAATCACCAATGGCTAGCAAATCCTTGATTCCATTCACCGGCTCTTTATCCAATTCCACATACGACCTCACCGGAGAGCCGACACCGGCGAATCAATTGATCCCGGTAGAACACTACACCATGGAAGGGGTGAACGCTGTATGGGCTCAACCCCTTGCAGCTGTGCCAGGCTCCCCTGCAATTTTGGAGCCGATCGACGAGCTCcctagttcggccgaaccaggggttcggccgaacccttctCGGCCCCGATCGGCCCCCCGTTTGGTAGCGTGATCCCTCTCCCCTTGCCATGTTACAAGAACAAAAATCCGGGGGGATTCGCCTGCACGACGGCCGACTACGGGAGAGCTCGGTTTGTTGAAGGCACGATGCCTTTTCCAAGATGACGGGAAGGCcgcaccgcctcccgccgagcGCTATGTGGGTACCCTCTTCACCAAGGCAGGGGATGAGGTGCTCCACAAGTATACCACACCCACCGTTACTCCATCCACCCCAAAGGGGGAGCGTTTCCGCATTCAGGGAGTACGAACTCCCGGCGATGGGTATGGTAAGGGTTTACTCCGGCCTTTGACGGCATTGGAGAAGGAGGGGGCAGAGGAATCCcgtagccctccacctatgAAGGTGAAGTGTTATTTGACGCCCCCTCCAATTGTAAGGGCTCCCGGCCAATTCCAAGAGGATGAGGTGAAATCGCCGGAGCCCTCGATCCACAAGCTCGCCGCTCAAGTGAAGAAACTCCGCAAGGAGAACATAGAGCTTAGGGATCATAATGCGGAGCTAGGGGTAGAACTCGCTGAACTTAGGAATAGTTTTGATACCCTTAGTCGCGGTTTGTGCGCTAAGATCAAGCGTGCATTCATAGATATGGGAAAGGAAAATAAGTATTATGCTAATTAGATGTTTCCTTTCCCATGAATAAAATAGTAGTAGGTGCTTGGTTTTATCTTTTCCAATCATGTAAGCACTAGCTATAAATAATGTGGCTCATTGGTGTTAACCCCAATGTTTGCCaaagtttgtttttgttttatgttTAATAAAATTCAGGTTTTGAATAAGTGTGGGGGAGATATCCCAGCTTCTGACGTGCATACGCCCTGAAAATTGTTGAAATATCTGAACACCTGGAAGCACTGAACTCTGCAGAAAATTGCAGGGAAATTGGGCACcagagtggttcggccgaaccaaagCTAGCCCCAATCCCTCTCAATTTTCACAGGTAAGTAGGTGAACACGTCTTGTATCTGTATATCTCCACCATGGTATAGTACTAGAGCTGAAAATTCAGAAACAATTGATTCAAGCATAAGTGAAAGATAAAATTTCCAACTAACGAAATTCTTCATGTGATTGATCTTGTATATTCATTATTCCCAGTTGAACTTGTGCTTGTGAACAACCAACCATGATTAGGGAACCTTATACATCTAAGTGATTCTTTTATGTGAGATGATTAAGATGAAAGGAATTCTTGCAACTCTTGTCATGACTCTTGGGaatttgttttcaaaataaaattgtttCTAAAGGCTCAATCCTCCAAATGACTTTACCTTATACCTACCAAGGCCATATGCAAGTACATTAATGATCAACCTTATAATGCATATGACTGCTTGACATTATATTGAGCTTTGTCAAATTTGTGCGACTGGTGTTAGATATCCTTCATACTCTTATGATCAAGGGGTCAATTCCACTTTCATTTCCACATATAAAATTAAGCTAAgcttctacactggaagttGGCTTTCCACAAAAATATCCATTCAAATAAACTCCTGTGTTGAactatgctttcttctcctGGAAAAGCTCTTGgccaaaagaaaatgagaaaaggagggaaaggcatggctatatatatataaaaaagagaaGACGGAAATAAAGCTTGCTCTCAAACATTGAGAAAagcagaaaaaaatataaaatatagccATGTCCCTTCCACAATCATGCCAAGAGAATCAATTGGAGAGAAAGTATAGGAAAAAGGGAGAATCATTTCTTCAATTCATCATTccacaaaatattttacttttccATTTTCCACCACAAATAAAGACCCTTGATCTAGGAGTATGACTGATGATCCTCTTGAGTCCATATCTTtggctttgcaatatatataaTGCAGGTATGTCCCGATTTATCCCTACCAAACTCCACATATTAGCCTTAGAATAGGGATAAGTTCTGGCACATTTTGCCTTGGTGAGGATCCAAAGAAAATATACATCTTCGAGAGACAAGAGAGAAAGTCAATATGAGGAAAAGAGCTAGTTTgcgaaaattcataaaaatcccttGAGTCTGGCAGAGAATCAAGAAGGACTGGAATCAAGATCATTCCATTTATCAATTACTCAAGATGGTAAGATAGCCACAGATAAAATTCACAGGTACAGGTATGGTTGTGAATGATTTATATGCTTGATTCATATCTTGAAGAAATTCATTCTACACTAACCTTTACTCAGGGACGAGCAAAGGGCTAAgtgtggggggttttgttggcggctgttaaatgtcgattctataccgccaacatctgcataaagatcagataataaaacatccaacatagagataggtgcttaatctcacatattccacaagtgttggtatatatttgtatgcagacaATAAACCCCGAtgttgggaggaaaatcagactaCAATGAGGAGAATCATCTATCCATACAAGgaggggttgtgaacttcatccaAATACCAGTAAATAAAcccaaaactccgagaaatGGATAGAGGAGGTCCATGGGAGAAGATGGGCCAAGAGCCAGGCCAGatgggcccagcccaggttcggccgaaccatctggttcagccgaaccacaatctcagccatccaggctggggtttggcgtggacggtCCTGATCatctcctgatggcggttgcggggcattttggacatttccccttcgccAACGATCATACCTACCCCTATATAAAGACATCACTCCCTCActttacacacacacacttccaagcttgagctgaattataagaggctctattgtactatattgtatactagaataggaagagagtggAGTAGAAGGAGTcagaagaattccggagttgtcagtaatcttctcctatttcttttattctgtttattactctgaattcaatataatattcttctggagtaatttagatttaccttgtgagaattatctcttggttagttcctaattagcgtacgggattattgttcactataatcaactaaaatatattgattgctttggtgagttataaacactaaagtagatattaattgcttagacgtggtgtttaggtaattattatccagtaattgctgcgtatcccacagtacgtttgaggtgtgtgtagaggtggtgacagccctcgagatcactgaagtcctccctgtctgggtacgtagtagagcaacatctgggaacagcgggttgctagtgcctgaagtattgcgttaggattcCCTGGACACtatttctcactagtaaatcctctctatcctggcctatcgTTTTCTTGGTGTctttggatgaaccggaggaagctcTGATCACACAcattcccttggattcgatacccttggaatactccgtaggggaagtgcatcggtatatccatgcgcttgtgGATTCTATCTGTAACCATATCAAATACCAACAGCAGCCTTGCTCCTACAAGCCTCTATCTCTTGCAACTTATGTAGTATTTGATTGAACTTCTCCTCTTGCCTACGGTTGGCCTCCATCAACTCAAACTTCTCAAGAAGCCGGTCTAAAGCTTTGTCCATGGATATTCCCTCCTTCTTCATGGTGGATTTGATGGGAACAGTCTCTGATATCCTTTCATCATCATTGAACACCTCAGGCTGGCTTGGCATTCCATCGAACATGGGTGTCATGAGCACCACCCTTGCCCAAATCAAGCAACCACTCGCATGGGGGCGTTGCTGAAGTGCACTCCAATCGACTCCATGATAGAAATCCCACGAATCAACGACTCTGATACCAGATTGTTAGGAACCCAATTCTTCCAATTCAATAGCAAGGATCCACCATACAAGCAACCATTGTTTTGGGgtgaaaaagagaagaagaaactaGGGAATACAAGTTCTGGAAGCTTCTAGAACTAGGAGAGGTAGCTAGAGGTATGAAGAGAggtagaggagagagatcgcCAAGGTTCCAGCCCGGAAACCaggacgccgctgccgccgtggcCGAAGCCGCCGATTTGATACAAATTTGCTACTAAAACATGTTCCATGAAAACTGATTTCATTTATTTGGGAGACAAACTAACAATCACCTATGGAAGACTCCAACTAATAATAGTTAACATCGAGATACAAACTCTCACACATTTCCAGCAAGCACAACAATACATATCATGTGACTTTCCATCAGATGGCTGGATGGTTATTTCTTACAAGTAGCACAACATCTAAGCACACATAATTGGAAAACGTAGAGCACtaaacgagccgagccagcaTGCATCTAGCATATATGCAAATCGTCAAACACGAGCAGCTTGCGACGACGGACGAGAGCCGACCCCTCCATTGCCATCCTGTTCCCTGCCACAATGGCGTGAACTCAGACCAGCATATATCGCAACGTAGACCAGCACCGTGGCGGCCACCGTGACGACGTAGACGGAGGTCCCCCGGTCCCTGCTGCTCCCCGTCGCGTAGGCCGCCAGAAGGGCGAGCAAATCAACCACGGCCACCGCGTGCACCACCGTGATCAGTGGCAAGAAAGAGCTCAGCttccgcaccaccaccaccctcagTAGTAGCACGATGACAAGGACGGACGCCGCGAAGGAGACGGAGTTGCTGTATAAGAATGCAAGGTAGTGCCACCGGTCGCTGTCGCGGAGGATCGGGTCGCCCGCGGCGTGCCCCTCCCCGTCGTCAGCGGCGGGCCACACGTCGCCCGGTGGTGTAAGGCCAGCCTGGTAGGTGATGGTGGCTGCCAGGATGCTGATCAGCATGAGGTACTTGCACATCTTGTGTGTTGTGATGTGCTGGCCATTAGTGACCACATCGCCAACAAGCTCAGTATCATCGTCGGCATGGTTACTACCATCCCCATTTCTGACCATTGGATGGGAACGGTGAATGTACAGGATGGCAAGAGTTAACCCTAGGCTGGCCGAGCCAAGGACGTACATGGATTCTTGCATCCTTCGAGAGGTGCCGCAGGCAAAGGCACCCGTCAATCCAGCCAAGACAACAAATACGCAGCAGTAGAGCGCCTTGCAGTACGCCATATCAATCTCAGAGAGGCTTTGGCTCACCAGGGAAACGATGGTGACAACGGACGCCATGAAGCTCGTCGTGTTGCAGAAGAAGAAGGCCGTGTACCAGCCACGGTGGTTGTCACCAAGGACCGGATCTCCATTATGGTGTTCTTCATCGGCATGTTCGATCCAGAAGCCGCCCGGTGGAGTTAGCCCAGCTTGGTAGGTGATGGTGATGGCCAGTACTGCAAGATTGAGCAACAGCTTTTGCCTCTTCTGcaattccctttttcttttctgctccGCTAACGACACATTTCCATTGTTCCCTCGAGTCAGAGACTTGCAACTCACAATGTAGGTCACTACTAACAATACAATGATGGCAGCAACCAAGACGAAGATAGATAGGGAGGCACCAATATCTCTCCAGCTTCCAGCAGCGTAGGCACCCATGAGTCCCATAAGGTCCAGTATTATAGCGGCATGGAGCGCATATCGGTTGACTAGATCCTTGCTCTGCAATATGATCACAACAATGATGGATGCCACAAAGGCAGCCGAGTTGCAATAGAAGAAGACCTTGTACCGGATAGCATGAGTAGCGAGGAGTATCAGGTCACCGCCATTGTGGCCACCCTCATTGTCCCGCCAAACTCCACCAGGCGGCTCTAGGCCGGCCTGGTATGTCACTGTTGCCGTGAGTGTGGCTAGTAGAAGTATCATAGAGCGGCCATTGTTTAATGGATTCGCATGGGCTTCACTACTATGCTGTCTATGCACAACCATTGTTGATTCCGTAGGTGTCATTCGGGGGAGACCTGGTGTTCCTGCCATTACTGGTTCACCTTCTCCCACTGGAACAATTGGCACCAATGGTTGTATTGTCACTCTGCGACCGGGTGCTCCTGCCAACGAGTGGTGTTGGCTCTTGAATCCACCGAAAAGACACTCAACAATGGGAAGACAAGAAATGCAGGGGAGGATAACAGCTATAGCACCAGCTACGCAGCCGACTTGCACGGTGAAGATCCACTCCGTGCAGCTGCCCGAGACGTAGGCCCCCAAGAGCCCGAGAAGAGCCATGGTGATGATGAACACGTGAAGTGCAAGGCACGACATGTTTCTCCGCAGCCTGCTGCTCAAGACCAGCATGACGACGGCAAGCGATGCGACGAGAGCGATGGTGTTCGAGACGAGGAAGGCCATGAAGCGCCCTCGGTGGCGCTCTAGCCAGATGGGTTCACCGGCATCGCTTCGCCCTGCCTCCTGGGCATGTTCCCAAGTCCCTCCCGGCGGCCTCATCCCCGCCACATACGTGACCGTCACCACGAAGATGGCGAGTAGCATCAAGACCTTGTTTGGTTTGTCAAGCCAGAGCTGGCCCTTGGAAGAAGGAGCCACCAGCCAGTGAACCACGACGCATCCAAAAACAACCACCGACAATAGCGAGGCGAAGATGGTGGTTGGCCTATCCGGGCAGCTCCCGGCGATGTAGGCCACCATGAGGAGGACCAGATCAAACACCATGGCCACACGCACCGCCTTCAGCTGCGCCGCCGCTTTCACGcagggctggaggaggaaggggattaGCACGAGCGACACCACGAAAGCCGTCGCATTGAAGTAGTAGAACACGTAGTGTCGGGTGGGTTGGGTGTCCGGCAGGATGGGATTGCCGGTGAGGTGCCCATCCTTGGTCTCTAGCCAAACGCCCCCCGGTGGATTGAGCCCCGCTATGTAAGTCACGGTCGCCACTAGGATAGTGAGCAGCATGAGGTACTTCTGCAGCTGCCACGCACGGTTATTGTCTGCTTCCGTCGTCATGGCCTGGCCAGAGCCCGCGGGCTGCAGATTGTTGTGGTCCATTTCACTACCACAGAATAGCACATCAGAACCGCCATTATCAGTGTCGGTTCGAGCAAACCCGGCACGGATGATGGGTTCCCGCCCCTCGGAACCCTCGAGCGTCGTGGCCTGGCCAGAGCCGGCGTGCAGTGGATTGTCGTTGCGCTCCATAATTTGCACGGTGTAAGAAACTTAGAAACTGTAAAATGTAATGGAAGGAtgagttgatgctgtcagggtCTCCCGGCCGATGATTTATAGCCGCTGCATAAGATACGTTGGTTGTAGGTTAACTGCGTCGTCATAGTTTATATTTTCTTCTCACCTTTCATTCCCCGCGCCACTGATGCGTGACAGCCATACTAAAGTTCATGGATGTGAGAATATGGATGACCCCAATTGTGCTGACGTAAGCCACCAGCAATCCATAAAAGTTGTCATTAACAAAGAAAAGACAAAGGTAATGGAATGGAAACTCCAAAATGACAGTAATCATGGCTAGTTTGTGGTGGGGTGGCTGAAGATTTAAAGTGCTAAGTCCTTCTAACTAATTAAACTTTGAATAAGGTTGTTTTGAGGATGAGAGTTACCAGTTCAATTCAGTTTATACTAATCTCAAACATGTACTTAATCGATTTACACATGcaaattttcatataaataaGGAGAGGGTATTTTATTTCATATCTGTATTAATTAGGTACAGCCCTGTATCTAGCTGAAGGCGCTCAATGAGGGAGACACAATGCAACCACGCAGACCTAAATTCTGCTCCTATATGCCATGCCACCTATTATTCTTCCCAGATGAAAATTTGTAACTATCGGGACGTGACTACGTATCATTTAACTAAAATcgctaaaatttaaaaactaaaaTTCAAAGGGAACCAGGAGAGGACTTTCAACCAAATTGAATGCTAGTATGTGTTGCCTCCAAGTACTACTAGGGAAAATGTTTCTGTGGGTGGATAAAATTTATTTGTAGAGGCGGGTGGCATCCTCGCCTCTAACAAAACACCTAGGAAAACATTGTATTCCCACATGCTGAGAATCTATCGTCAattagggctgtcaaaaaagctcaAGGCTCGCGAACTGCTCGAGCTTGACTCGTCCTAGGCTTGATTCGAGCTCGGCTTGAGCTCCAAATGAGTCGAGCCCGAGCCTGTCCCAAAGCTCGCGATCGAGCTTTGTCGAGTCGAGGTCGAGCTTCTAATGAGCCTAGTAATATATGATTTCTGGttgctatttaataaattaatagattaaatatgttatttgtatgCCTTGTATttgcatcatatatttattttattctttttcctcttctatGAATATGATAAaccataaattaattatttttaaaagattatcttttaaaatatacatTGTTCTAATTAAAAATGAAGCTCGGTAGTCGAGCTCGAGCTGAATATTTTATAGGCTCAGCTCGAGCTTGTATCGAGCTTGGCTTGTTGACAGTCCTACCGATAATTGAAAATGATTAAAATGATTATCACATGTGGTTCCTTAATAGGACCACTTGCGATAATCATTTCAAAACCttaaaaaacaacataaaaCCTAGCAGCCTAGCCCACCCTAgaaccatcaccaccaccgtgGACTAGCTTGTCTGGATCTGCCTCTCACCATAGTGGCATAGTGGACACGCTCATCTAGATCAACTCGCCGCCGCAGTGAACGAGCTCAACCAGGATCCATCGCCATGAACAGGCCGGCTCGCCCTAGATCCGCCGCAACTGATGTAGACCCTCTTCCGCTGCCTGGACGAGCGCGTTGTGGATCATCCACCGTCATGATCAAGACGCTGTTAACACAGTGTTCGTCTAGACCATGGTCTAGACCGTCTAGATTAACTGCGTTTAATTTGATCTGTGAAGGTTGCCTGCTTGTACAGGAAAAGAAATACTTTCATTTGGCAAATTGTGGGAAATTACTTGTTTTCCTATGTGTGGTCATAAATTATCGAAAAAAATTCTCTGTGTGGtcataaattatagaaaaaaaatgagaatcaAAAGCTTTAAGCAATTGGTGTTTTCATTTCGTGTTAGAGCCTAGCCGCCTTAGGGATATAATGGAAGACTTAGGTGGCAAAGTCTTTGATGCAAAGGTTAGTTGCTACTTTGGGTCGTTGGCCTTCTGCTATTTGTCCCTCTATTAGTCTCGTGTGCAATTGGTATTAGCTTATTATTCAATAATGCAATTAGGATTTCTAAAATTGGAATAAATTAAGAAAAGGGATGGGGCAACTCTTTCAAATATGTTTGGCACGTAAATAAAAGAAATCAGAACGATAGCATATACGGATATACGGGTACTCAATTTCAGAATATCTATATATACACTACTACAGGAtagatttttccgtgcggtcaaaTTGATTTTTTCCGTGTGGAGGTTTTCCCGTCTGAAACCAGGGGTCTAGAAAAATGAATATTTTCACGTGCGGTGGCCCAACCGCACGTTATCCCGTGTGGTCAAATTATACCGCCCACACGgagcaaaaaaaaaccaaaaataaaaaaaacgtgAAAATCGTCGCCGCCTGCCGGACCGCACGCCCCCAGCCGCCGCTGAGTCTGCCACCGTCATCACCGTcaagctcgcccgccgccgccggatctgggcgggggccgcccgctcgccgccgctgccttgaCGACGCACGCGACGACAGCGTCATCGTCGAGGGAGCCGAGCGACGACGTGCATGACGAGGACAA
The Oryza sativa Japonica Group chromosome 6, ASM3414082v1 DNA segment above includes these coding regions:
- the LOC107275856 gene encoding uncharacterized protein — its product is MERNDNPLHAGSGQATTLEGSEGREPIIRAGFARTDTDNGGSDVLFCGSEMDHNNLQPAGSGQAMTTEADNNRAWQLQKYLMLLTILVATVTYIAGLNPPGGVWLETKDGHLTGNPILPDTQPTRHYVFYYFNATAFVVSLVLIPFLLQPCVKAAAQLKAVRVAMVFDLVLLMVAYIAGSCPDRPTTIFASLLSVVVFGCVVVHWLVAPSSKGQLWLDKPNKVLMLLAIFVVTVTYVAGMRPPGGTWEHAQEAGRSDAGEPIWLERHRGRFMAFLVSNTIALVASLAVVMLVLSSRLRRNMSCLALHVFIITMALLGLLGAYVSGSCTEWIFTVQVGCVAGAIAVILPCISCLPIVECLFGGFKSQHHSLAGAPGRRVTIQPLVPIVPVGEGEPVMAGTPGLPRMTPTESTMVVHRQHSSEAHANPLNNGRSMILLLATLTATVTYQAGLEPPGGVWRDNEGGHNGGDLILLATHAIRYKVFFYCNSAAFVASIIVVIILQSKDLVNRYALHAAIILDLMGLMGAYAAGSWRDIGASLSIFVLVAAIIVLLVVTYIVSCKSLTRGNNGNVSLAEQKRKRELQKRQKLLLNLAVLAITITYQAGLTPPGGFWIEHADEEHHNGDPVLGDNHRGWYTAFFFCNTTSFMASVVTIVSLVSQSLSEIDMAYCKALYCCVFVVLAGLTGAFACGTSRRMQESMYVLGSASLGLTLAILYIHRSHPMVRNGDGSNHADDDTELVGDVVTNGQHITTHKMCKYLMLISILAATITYQAGLTPPGDVWPAADDGEGHAAGDPILRDSDRWHYLAFLYSNSVSFAASVLVIVLLLRVVVVRKLSSFLPLITVVHAVAVVDLLALLAAYATGSSRDRGTSVYVVTVAATVLVYVAIYAGLSSRHCGREQDGNGGVGSRPSSQAARQRPHASGCLIWARVVLMTPMFDGMPSQPEVFNDDERISETVPIKSTMKKEGISMDKALDRLLEKFELMEANRRQEEKFNQILHKLQEIEACRSKAAVGI